In Acidobacteriota bacterium, the sequence ACATCCAGCCCGATCTCGCGGGCGATGGCGCGGGTCAGGTCGACGTTGTACCCCGCCGGCTGCCCGCGCTCGTCCAGGAACTCGTAGGGGGGGAAGTTGCGGTCGCCGCCGATGACGAGGGGACGATCGGAGGCGAGCTCCATCGCGGCGAACCATTTGGCGTGCAGGTGGCGGTAGGTCCCGTCGGCCATGACGATGGCCAGCCCCTCGTTGAGAAGCGCCAGGGTGTCGCGGTCCCCCTCCCGGACGGCGAAGCAGAAGTCCTGGCGGAACCCCTCGACCGGCTCGTCGAGGACGCGGAGGCCCGTCAGCCCGGTTTTCTGGATCAAGCGTAGCGCCACCAGCCGCTGCACCACGACGGCGTCATGCCGTCCCGCGGCCAGCTCCTCCAGGGCGATCTCGAAGGTCGGCAGGGGCCGGATCTCGATCCCGAGGCCCGTGCGGCGCAAAAACTCCTCGGCGTTGTCCCCCTGCATGACGGCCACGCGGCGGCCGACGAGGTCCTCGAGGCGGGCGATGCCGGTTTCGGCGCCGCGGACGACGATGGCCCCGTGCAGCGTCATGTAGGGGACGGTGAAATCGTAGAGTTCCTCGCGCTCCGGGGTGCGCCCCACCAGAGGGAGCGCCCGGACCCCCCCCTCTTCGAGCCACCCGCGGGCCTCGGCCCAGGTGCCGGTCCGGAAGGTGACCTCCCGCCCCATCGCGCCCAGCGCCGCCCGCAGCAGCTCCACCGAAAACCCGTCGGCGTTCCCCTCGGGGTCGACGAAACTGAAGGGGGGGTAGTCGATCTCCGCGGCCGAGCGGATGGCGGGGCGCGCGGGAGGTTCCTCCCGGGCCGACGGGGCGGCGGGGAAGACTCCCAACGCGAGAAGAATCCACGGTATCAGCGCGTGTCGCGAAAATGCACGAATAGTCATGAACACTCGGCCAGGCGGGTTTGACATCTGCGGACCGGGCTTGTCCGCTCTTCCTCCCTCAGGGACCAAATCTGTCCCCGGGAACGCGAACCCCGGAGACCTCTGCTTCCAGATTACACACTGAGGGCGCGGGGCGCCACACGATTCTTTCGGCGGGGGGTCAGAACAGGTACTCCTCCTCGAGCCGGCCGAGCAGGGCGTGAAACGCTTCGTGCCGCCCGGCGCCGATGCGCTCCCGCTCGAGCTTCTCGAACGCGGCGACGAGTTCGCCGTCCCGGTCGGAATCGAGCCGGGCGTCGGCCATGACGAAGAGGACCTCGTTTTCCTTGGCCATGTGCCCGAACAGCAGCGTCACGTAGGCCTCGAGGAGGCGCCGGGCGCTTTCGGCGCCTGCCGCGTTTCCGGGCCCGAGGCCGGCGAACGCCTCCCGGAGCCGGGCGACCAGGCGGCGCCCCTCCTCGTGCTCGACGAGCATCACCCCGATCGGGCCGTTCTCCCGCGCCACCCCGGCCTGCTCGAGCGCGGGGAAGAGGAAGTCCTCCTCCTTGCCGTGGTGGCAGCGGTCGACGAAGACCGTCAGGAATTCCAGCATCCCCTCGAGGTCGCCGCCGTCCACCGCCTCCCCCTCCCCCAGCCGTTCGGCCACGGCCTCGAGCACCCGCAGCATGACGCCTATCCCTTCGTGTTCCGCCTTGAGCTCGTCGGTCGCTTTCATGTCCCTTGTCTTCCTTTCGCCCGCGACACCAGGTATTCCCCAAGGGCGACGGCCTGGTTGCACCCCTCGTCGCGGGCCGAGTAGAGAAGGGTGATCCGTCCATGCGCCGCAAGTTCCAGGAGCGCCCGCACCGTTTCCGGTTTCGCGTCGAGTTCGCCGTGGTAGCGGCGCCTGAACTCCTCCCAGCGGGAGGGGGCGTGGCCGAACCATTTCCGGAGCGCCGCCGTGGGCGCCGCCTCCCGGAGCCACAGCTCCGCGCCCAGTTTTTCTTTGGATACGCCCCGGGGCCACACCCGGTCGACCAGCACACGGGTCCCGTCGGTTTTTTCGATGGGGGCGTACACGCGCTTCGCACGAATATCCAGGGATGCCATGCGTCGTTCCTTGAGACCATTATGCCCCGGACGGGGGACCAAGGGAAGGGGTTCAGTCCCGCGCGCGCCGCAGCGAGAGGAACCCGCGGAAGCGCGGTGCGCGTGCCGCGGTGCATGGGCCGCGGTGCATGGGCTGCGGTGCATGGGCTGCGGTGCATGGGGATTGACTGATGTATATACAATAGCATACAGTAGAAGAATGAAATTCGAGTGGAACGAGAATAGGAACCGGTCCAATTTCAGGAAACACGGAATCTGGTTCGAGGAAGCCCAGACTGTTTGGGCCGATGCGGCATCCATCGAATTCTATGATCCGGAACATGGCTCCAATGAAGATCGTTTCATTCGAATCGGTCATTCGACAGGGAGTCGATTGCTTCTGGTCGTGTTCTGCGAACGCTCCGAAGGATCCACCATTCGCATGATTTCGGCTCGAAAGGCGACCCCTGGTGAGAGGAGGGAGTATGAAAAGGGAATATGACCTGCAAAAACTGAAACGACGTCCGGGAAGGGTGAAAGTGGATCCCGACGCGGCCAGAACCCCTATCAGCATCCGGCTGGATGGAAAGGTGCTTGCGGATCTGCGATCCGAGGCGGATCGGCTGGGAGTGCCCTATCAAACACTGATCGGCAGTATCCTCCACCGCTATGTTACGGGGGAATTGGTGGATCCGAAGGCCTTGGATCTGGCCCGGCTCATCGCAGAAGCCTCATGATATTGATGGGCACCTATGCCGGCTGCATCACGCTCCCGCCCCTTCCTTTTCCGGTGATGATGCGTCCCTCTCGGGCGAGACGGGTCTTGACCGCGGCGTAACGCTCCCCGGTCCAGCCCAGCCGTTCGCAGAGCGCCTGGTTGCCCGATTTCCCCCCCAGCCCCTGGAGGGCGGCAAGGAAGGCGTCGCCGTCGGCTTCCGTTGTCTCCGCGGCCGAAGGAGCTTCCTCCATGACGGCGCCCTCCGCGTGCAGCCCCATGTCATCCACTCCCGGCTGAACCGGCTGGCTTGGCTGGCCCGGCTCGACGGGCTGGACCGGGGCAGGGGACAAGAGGGTCTGGCGGGCGCCGAGGGGGGCGTAGTCCGAGGGGTTGCACGTCAGCACGATGACCTGCAG encodes:
- a CDS encoding hemerythrin; the protein is MKATDELKAEHEGIGVMLRVLEAVAERLGEGEAVDGGDLEGMLEFLTVFVDRCHHGKEEDFLFPALEQAGVARENGPIGVMLVEHEEGRRLVARLREAFAGLGPGNAAGAESARRLLEAYVTLLFGHMAKENEVLFVMADARLDSDRDGELVAAFEKLERERIGAGRHEAFHALLGRLEEEYLF
- a CDS encoding DUF488 family protein; its protein translation is MDIRAKRVYAPIEKTDGTRVLVDRVWPRGVSKEKLGAELWLREAAPTAALRKWFGHAPSRWEEFRRRYHGELDAKPETVRALLELAAHGRITLLYSARDEGCNQAVALGEYLVSRAKGRQGT
- a CDS encoding BrnT family toxin yields the protein MKFEWNENRNRSNFRKHGIWFEEAQTVWADAASIEFYDPEHGSNEDRFIRIGHSTGSRLLLVVFCERSEGSTIRMISARKATPGERREYEKGI